DNA sequence from the bacterium genome:
CCATAGCCGAGTGCGGACACTTGAAGTCCGCTTACGCCGAGCGTGCGTGTGTCCATCGTTTTCTCCTCATGTCCTTCGCCGACTTGCGCCCCGCGGAATCATACCGCATGATTGCGGCTCCCGCGACCCCTTCCCCGCGGCGGGCGCAGCCCGAGGAGGCAAGGCATGGCAACGATTCGCGAGGGCAACAAGGGAGTGCTGCTCATCGTCGACGTGCAGGTCGGCGTGATGCGCGAAGCCTGGGAGACGCCATGCGTCCTGCGCAACATCGCGCGCGCCGTGGAGAGAGCTCGCGAGGCCGGCGTGGCCGTGATCTGGGTGCAGCACGGCGACGACGAGCTGCCCCCCGGCAGCCCCGAGTGGCAGTGGGTGCCCGAGCTGGCGCCCGCGCCGAGCGAGCTGCTCATCCACAAGCGCTTCAACTCGGCCTTCGAGGAGACGGGGCTGGAGAGCGCACTCGCGCGACTCGGCGCCACGCACATCGCGCTCGCCGGCGCAGCGACGAACTGGTGCATCCGGGCCACGGCCTACGCCGCCCTCGACCGCGGCTACGACCTGACACTGATCGCGGACGCCCACTCCACCGAAACGATGGTGCCCGAGGGCGGCCCGCACGTCGAGGCGGCCCAGCTCGTCGCGGATCTCAACGCCACGATGACCTGGCTCAGCTACCCCGGCCGGCGGAACGCCACCGCCACGGCCGAGGCGATCGACTTCACCGCCCCCGGGGGCGGGCTCAGCGCGTAGGAGGTTGCCACGTGGCAACAACATCGAAGCGACGTGATCCCGCCGCCAAGCCCGCGCCGGCCACCGCCTCCTCCCGCATCGACGAGCGCATCCGCGTCCTCCGCGACTGGCGGGGCGAGACCCTGGCCCGCATGCGCGCGCTGATCCTCGCCGCCGACGCGGCAATGGTCGAGGAGATCAAGTGGGTCAAGCCGACGAACCCGCTGGGCGTACCCGTCTGGTCGCACGCGGCGATCGTCTGCACCGGCGAGGTCTATGCGAAGATCGTGAAGCTCACCTTCGCCAAGGGCGCCGCGCTCCCGGACCCGGCGCGCCTCTTCAACGCGAGTCTCGAGGGCGGCACGCGCCGCGCGATCGACATCCGCGAAGGCGAGACGGTCGACGCCCGCGCGTTCAAGGCGCTCGTGAAGGCCGCTGTCGCCCACAACGCCGCGGCGGCGAAGCCAGCCGCGACCCGCGCTACGGCAGCGAAGCCGGCTGCCCGCAGCGCTACGTCCGTGAAGCTGCTCTCCGGCGGCAACCCGCAGATCGCCAAGGGCGACGGCGACGCGCCCGTGCAGGCCTACCTCGCCGCAATGCCCGGCTGGAAGCGCGAGGCTGGCCGCCAGCTCGACGCGCTCATCGTGCGCAGCCTGCCCGGGGTCGCGAAGGCCGCGAAGTGGAA
Encoded proteins:
- a CDS encoding isochorismatase family protein, whose protein sequence is MATIREGNKGVLLIVDVQVGVMREAWETPCVLRNIARAVERAREAGVAVIWVQHGDDELPPGSPEWQWVPELAPAPSELLIHKRFNSAFEETGLESALARLGATHIALAGAATNWCIRATAYAALDRGYDLTLIADAHSTETMVPEGGPHVEAAQLVADLNATMTWLSYPGRRNATATAEAIDFTAPGGGLSA
- a CDS encoding DUF1801 domain-containing protein, whose amino-acid sequence is MATTSKRRDPAAKPAPATASSRIDERIRVLRDWRGETLARMRALILAADAAMVEEIKWVKPTNPLGVPVWSHAAIVCTGEVYAKIVKLTFAKGAALPDPARLFNASLEGGTRRAIDIREGETVDARAFKALVKAAVAHNAAAAKPAATRATAAKPAARSATSVKLLSGGNPQIAKGDGDAPVQAYLAAMPGWKREAGRQLDALIVRSLPGVAKAAKWNSPFYGVEGRGWFLSFHVFARYIKVAFFQGASLKPMPPVASKDPQARYLHIHEGETIDEAQFAKWVKQAARLPGFLDPRP